The DNA window AGCGTCTTGCGCAGCTCCTCGATGACCGCCGGGTCCGACTTACCAAACGTCGCCGGGATGCCTCGCCGGGTGAAGATGTCCTTGAGCGCGGCAACCGACTCGGCCAAGTCGCTATCCACAGAGCCCTTCCTTCTGCGAGTCCAGTGGGGCCCGCGCCAGGCGGACCACCTCGTGTTCCGAGCGCGCCGTCACCCTCCTGAACACCACCCGCTGTGGTCTCCAGGCTCGGGCTGAGCCCCAATGGACGCTGGGGTCCTGGCGCGCGCCCCAAGGCATACCGCGCGCCGGCTCAAGTAGTGTAACAGAAAAACAATGATCGACGTCGCTTACGCTGAGAGCCGGTTCAGGGCCCCGGAGCTGGCCCACCAGTACGGGGCGGGTGTTCACCTCCTCGACGACCCGCTGGCCTGGACCTTGCTCGCTCGAGTTTGTTCGCCAGAGACCTCGCAGCCGGACGTCGGGCGCCTTGTTTCCATGCTGTATCAAATCCTGGCCCGGGCTGTGCTTGCGGCGGAGTTCCCGCGGAGCCGGGTCGACGTACCCACCCGGATGATCAGCTCCCACCCGGAGGCCATCTACCGGGGCACGGCCCTCTCGAAGTCGACGAAGGCCGTCACCGTCGGCATCGCGCGAGCAGGGACCATGCCATCCCAGGTGGTCTACGACCTCATGAACGAGGTGCTCGACCCTGCCCTGGTCCGGCAGGACCACCTGTTCATGAGCCGGCAGACCGACGCCCAGGGGGCGGTGACCGGGGCGACCTGGCACGATGCCAAGATCGGGCGCGACGTGGAGGACCGGTACGTCCTGTTCCCCGATCCGATGGGCGCGACCGGGTCGTCGATGGTCAGCGCGGTCTCCTATTACAAGACGGCGCTCGAGGGGCGCCCGGCCAGGTGCATCGCCATGCACCTCATCGTGACCCCCGAGTACATCCAGCGCGTCCACGAGGCGCACCCGGACCTGGGCATCTACGCCCTCCGTCTCGACCGCGGCCTGTCGCCGGCCAGGGTGCTGCGCACCGAGCCCGGCACCCACCACGCGGAGGAGCGTGGGCTCAACGAGCACCACTACATCGTCCCCGGGGCCGGCGGGGTCGGCGAGATCCTCAACAACGCCTGGCTCTGATCGCGACGCCCGGCTCTGAAACGACGCCCGGCTCTGAAACGACGCCCGGCTCTGAAACGACGCCCGGCTCTGAAACGACGCCCGGCTCTGAAACGACGCCCGGCTCGGAGCGTCCACGGCGCGTGGGACTCAGCGGCGCTTGCGTCGCACGCGCGGGTTGTGCAGCGCGGCGAGCGCCTGGTAGTCGACGCGCTCCGAGGGGCGCGACACCGGCGGGCGTAGCTCCAGGGCCATGCGCTGAAGCTCCGCCACCATCGCCCTCAGATCGCTCGCGCCCCCGATGCGGCGCTGCATCAGCTCCTCGTACGCGGTGACGATCGCCGGGATGCCCTGGCCAGACACGTGGCCGCGGCGCGACAGGTCCAGGTAGCTGCGCGCGAGGGCGGCGCCGTCGAAGTTGTGGGCCACGACCAGATCTTGCGCGACACGGAGGACGGCCTGCGGGGAGAGCCGCCCCGCCTCGTGGAGCACCAGCGCCGCCTGCAGGTAGTTGTAGAAGGGGACGACGCGGCTGCCGAAGACGCGGAAGTCGGAGGGGGACGACTGCCGATCGAGGTGGATCAAGATCCTCTCCACCACGGGGCCCTTCTCGACGTAGCTGGCGTAGCGGAGCGCATCGAGGATCGTGTCCTCGTAAGCGTGGCCGAGGCGCATGATCGCGGTGAGCTCTTCCGGACTCACCGCGCCGGCGCTCACGTCGGCGTAGAGCGAATAGACGAAGGCGTCGGCCTCGGCGTCGTCGCCGAGCAGCACCTCGTGGACCAGCGCGCCCGACGTGTCGCGCTGGGCCACGAGTTCGCACCGCCCGCGCAGGAGGGCCGGCAGCTTGTAGCCGAGCTGGCCGCGGAGGGCGCGGAACCGGAGGCGAAGGATGTTCTGCAGGTTCGGCTTGAGGGTCAGCGTCGCCCAGCGCACGCCGTCGAGGCGGAGCTTCTGCTCGATGCGCGAGCGGAGCTGATCGGGGCTCCCCGACAGGATGTGCGTCTCGACGCCGGCGCGGCCCAACTCCCGGAGGAGTGCCGCGGCACCGGGGACCGTGCGCTTCTGATCGGGCCGCTCCACCGCGGTGCGCAGGAGATCGCGCAGCGTATCGAAGTCGGTGCGCAGGTACGTCTTGTCCAGATCCCACCGCGCCACGAAGCTGGGCCCCGTGGGGCCGTCGCTCGGCGCGGGCCCTCGATGACCTTCGGCGCTCGCCGAGGTGGGCTTCCGCGCGTCGCTGGGATCCGCTTGATCGTTCGTCACACCCTCGTCGTCCTGTTCAGCGCGCCAGCCACTCACGGCGCATGGTGTCCAGGGATTGCGCGAGATCGGGCTCGGAGATCTGCCGCGCGATGTCGAGGGCTTCCCGCAGGTAGACGGACGCCTCGCTCCCGCGCTCCCGCTCGCGCGCCACGAACGCCAGCGAGCCGAGCACCAGCGCCCGATCGGCCCCGCTCGGCCCCGCGAGATCGAGCGCCTCCCGCAGCACGCCGTCGGCGTCGGTGAGATCCCCCGCGCGCGCCAGCGCTTCGCCGAGCTTGCGGCTGAAGATCAGGACGGCGCGCAGCGGATCGTCGATCTCGCCGCGGAACATCTCCTGCCGTGACAGCTCCAGCCCCCGACGGAGCGCGAGCACCGTACCGCTCTGGTCTCCCCGCGCCGTCGCCCGATCGGCCACCTGCTCGATGAGCATCAGCGCCTCGAAGGCATTCTGCGCGTGGTAAGCGTGCAGCGCCTGGACCTCGATCGGCAGCGGGAGCGGATCCCCCGCGTCGTCGATGGGTGCCCGCGCATGCAGCTCTCGCCGCACGCCTGCCGGGATCGTGGTGAGCGTGACGTCACGGACCAGCGGATGGCTCGTCCTGAACCGGGAGTGCCTGCTGTGGTTCCCGCCACGTCGTGACGAGGCCCCGGGCCGCCCGTACAGCGCCTGCTCGGCAGGATACTCTTCGATCATCCCCGCCGAAGAGAGCGCACGGAGCAAGGGCTCGAAGCTCCCGATGTCGGGCAGGAGCCGCTGGAGCAAAGGCTGGTCGGCCTCGTCGCCCACGACGGCGAGCGCCTGCAACGTGCGGCGCGCGTCCTGGGGGAGCCGCTCGATGCGCGCGGCGAGCAGATCGGCGATGCGCGCCGGCGGGTTGCTTCCACCCTCCAGGCCGAAGCGCACCAGCTGATCCACGTACAGCGGCAAGACCCTGGGATCGTCCTCACCTTCGGTCTGCAAGATCGCGCGCAGATCGGCGTTCGGCGAGCCCTTGAGCAGCGCGGCCGCCGTCGCCTCGGGGAGGCCCTCCAGAGAGCGCACCCAGCCGCCCCAGTCGGGATCGAACTCCGGCGGATGCGTCGCCACCAGGAGCAACGGCACGAGCGGCGGCTCGGTCACGGCGTCGATGAACGCGCCCCGGCTCGCCCCGTCGACCGCGTGGAGGTCGTCGATGACCAGGACCACCCGCCGCCGCGGCGCCGACTGATGGGCCGCCGAGATCGCCCAGCGCAGCGCCTCGGCCGCGATGAAGCGACGATCCTCCGGCGAGAGCGTGCCCGCCGGCGGCTTCGACCACACGTGGAGGCGCCGCGAATCCGACGAGCGCTCACCGCGCCCGAAGATCTCCAGGAGCCCTCGCCGCGCTTCCGGCGAGGCGCCCGTCCACTCCGCTGGCGTTCCCCCGTCCAGCGGCAGCCCCGCGAGGCCGATGAGGGCCCACCGCAGCGCGTAATAGCTCACGTCGGCGGACCACGGATCCGGGCCGGTCTGGATGACCACGTCGCCCTCTGCCTCGCAGAGCCGCAGGAACTCGCGCGCGAGCCGCGTCTTCCCGACGCCCCCTTCTCCGACCAGGCGAGCCGCGACCACCGAGCTCTGCACGTCCATCCGACAGGCCTCGAGCCACTCCAGATCCGCCTCCCGCGCGGAGAACGGCAGTGGCAGGCGTGGCGGAGCGTTCGAGTGCGGCGCCTGGTCTCGTCGCTGCGCGATCTGCGCGGGCGCACGCGGGGCGGGCGCTTGCTGGACGATCCTCGAACCGCACTCGCCACAGAACTTCTGACCCCGCGGGACGATGGCCTTGCACGCGGGGCAGGTCACCGTGGCCTCGCTCCAGATGAAGCGGCCCGACGGCGTGTCGAAGGTCGCCTGCGCCGCGCGCAGCGCCTCCGCCAGCTCCTCGGCGTCCATGTACCGGCGGTCGGCGTCCTTCTGCAGGGCACGCAGACACACGTCGACCAGCGCGTCCGGGATCTCGCGCTCGGGCGAGATCACGGCCGGGTTGGGCGGCGGGAGCGAAAGGTGCATCAGCACCACCTGGGTCGGCGACTCCGCCTCGAAGGGGAGGCGCCCCGTGAGCAGCTGGAACAGAATCACGCCGACGGCGTACAGGTCGCTGCGCGCGTCGATGGAGTCGCCGCGCCCTTGCTCCGGCGACATGTAGTCGGGGGTGCCGCAGACGATGCCGGGGCTGGTGATGTTCGTCGCCGAGATGTCGGCCTTCATCTTGGCGAGGCCGAAGTCGACGACCTTCACGAAATCTCCGCCGGAGCGCATCGGCTCGAGGACGATGTTCTCCGGCTTCAGATCGCGGTGGATGATCCCGAGGTGGTGCGCCTCGCCCAGCGCGGCCAGCACCTGGCAGAGCACGTCGACGATGCGCTTGAAGCCGAGCGGCCCGTCCTCGTAAAGGACGCGGGCCAGGTCGCGGCCCCGCAAGAACTCCATCACCAGGTAGAGCTGCCCCCCGTTCTTACCGAAGTCGATGACGCCGACGGAGTTCGGGTGGTTCAGCCGGCTCGCGGCGCGCGCCTCGGTGATGAAGCGGACGGAAGCGCTCTCGTCACCGAGCAGGTGCGGGTGAATGATCTTCACCGCGACGGTGCGCCCGAGCGCCTTCTGCTCCGCCCGGTAGACACGCCCCATGCCGCCGACGCCGACCAGCTCCAGCAGCACGTAGTTGCCCGGCAACGTGGTGCCGATCAGCGGATCCTCCACGCGCCGATTCAGCTCGGACACAGGGAACCCGCAGACGGGGCAAAACTTGTGGGTCTGCTCGCAAGGGTTGGCACATTGCGGGCAGATCACCGTGGACACGGGCCGGACCTTACCACGATCGGCAAACTGATGGTGAGGGGGTGTAGGGCGCAGCCTGGTTGCATCGGGACGAGGAAGGGCCGGACCGGTCTGTGCGAGGCGCCCGTCCGGTCGGACCAGACAGGACCAGGCTCGGTGCTGGAGCGGCTGGAGGGAGGGGGGCGGGAGCGGTCCAGGGGGAGGGGAGGGGAGCCAGGTTCGGCGCCCGTTGGGCCAGGTATTTGCACTTGGGGTAACCTCGCCCTCGATGTCGACGCCTCGGATACGCCTCGGTCAGTTGCTGGTCGATGCGCGCATGATCTCGCCGGAAGCCCTCGACGACGTGCTTGCGGTCCAGCGCACCGATGGTCGGCGGCTCGGGACGCTGCTCGTCGAGCGCGGGACCATCAACGAGATCCAGCTCACCCAGATCCTCTCTCATCAACTCGCCGTCCCCTGGGTGTCGCTCCTCCACATCGAGTTCTCGAGGCAGCTGCTCGATCTCGTCCCCCGTGAAGTGGTCGAGCGGTACTGCCTGGTCCCGATCTATGTGCGCCGCGTTCGTCGGCAGGGCGACACCCTCTACGTGGCGATGGACGACCCGACCAACGAGGACGCGCTCCGGGAGTGCTCGACGTACTCCGGCCTACCCGTGCGAGCGATGATCGCGCCTCCCAGCGACATCGGCGACGCCATCCGCGCTTACTACGGCGCCAGCGTGCGACCGCCGATCCCGGCGACGACCTCGGAGCCGCCGTCGACGCTCCCCGATCTCCGGACGCTGCCCGGGTTCAGGGAGGCACTCGACGGTCCGGACATCGACATCACCGAGGAAGAGGTGGAGGACTTCACCGCGAGCGAGCTGGAAGAGGCGACGTCGCGGGAGACCCTCGAGTCGATGCCGAGCGACGATCTCATCGAGGCGAGCCGCACCGAGCCGCCCGTCGCCGACGGTGAGCTGGTCTACGAGGAGCTGGAGCCGACGATGGACGCGCCCCTCAGCTTCGCGCCGGCATCGACACCGTCGTCCACGTCGCGGGATCGGGCGCCCTCGACGCGGCGGGCGGGGACCAGCGCGCAGCTGCCGCGTCAGGTGGCCGCATTGCTCGGCGCCGTGCTGGGCTCTCCTGCGTCTTCGTCGAACCAGGCGGAGGCGGTCGAGCCGGAGGTGCCGCCCGCTCCCCCCTCCGATCCCGAGGTGATCTCACCCGCACAGATCCCTCCTCCCCGAGGAGGGGGACCTCGGCGTCGGATCTCGCTCACGCTGCTGGATGGCACGACGATCACGCTGCCGATGCGTCCGCGGCGACCTCCTCAAGAGCCGCCTCCCGTCCAGGTGCAAGTCCAGGTGGTGGAGATCGAGGAGCCGCCTCCGGCGTCGAGCAGCGAGGAGGTGTCCTTCGGCGACGAGGCGCCGCCCGTTCCCGTAGAGGAGCTCGAAGAGCCCGTGCTGACCGCGCGCGATCTGGTCGCCGCCCTGCGGGCCGTGTCCCACGGCGCCGACGCCGCCGACGTCCTCGGCGACAACGTCCGGTGGGAGGCCATGTTCGCGGCGCTGCTCTCCCTGCTCCTCCGCAAGCACGTCATCGCCGACTGGGAGTTCGTCGAGGAACTGAAAAAGATCTGAAGCAGGGGCCCTGCGGCCCCTACGCTCCCGCTGGTCGCTACCCGCAGAAGCAGGGGCCCTGCGGCCCCTACGCGCTCGTCACCCCTGGCGCGCCACGCCCGCTCGAAGCAGCGACTCGATCTCCTCTTCCGACAGGCCCCCGTCCCTCAGGACCTCTCGCGTGTGCTCTCCGGAGAGAGGTGCCGGCGTGAACGCGTCGTCCTTCGGCGTGACCGGCGTGCGCAGCTGCGGTGTCGGCCCTCGCGGGGAGGGGATCTCGAAGAACATGCCGCGCGCCGCGAGCTGAGGATCCTGCGGAAGCTCTCGCGGGTGGAGGACGGGTTCGAGGCAGCAGTCGCGCTCCTTCGAGAAGGCGATCCAGGCTTCCCGCGTGCGGCTGCGGAACAGGCCGGCGACCGTCTCTTTGAGGGCGACCTGATGCGGCCCCGGGACGAGCGCGCCCATGTCGGGTTCGAGGCCGACGCCAGCGCAGAAGGTCGCCCAGAACTTCGGCTCCAGCGCGGCCAGGGACATCGCGTGGCCGTCGCTGGTGACATAGGTGTTGTACGGAGCGATGCCGCCCGTCAGCGGCTCCGTTCCGCTCCCCAGCGGGGGCTGTGCCGCCGGGTCCGCGCCGCGATCGGAGAGAGACGCGGCGAGCATCGTGCCGAGCGAGACCGTCGCGAAGCCGAGCACCCCGTCGGCCATGGCGAGGTCGAGCGTCGCGCCTTGGCCCGTCCGATCGCGCTCGCGCAAGGCGGCGAGGATGGCGATCACGCACCACATGCCGCCGCTCACGTCGGCGAGCTGGAAGCCTGGGGCCTGCGGCGGACCTTCGGCCGGCCCTTGCGTCCCGAGGAGCCCGGCGCGAGCGAGGTAGTTGAGGTCGTGTCCTGCCCGCTGGGCGAGGGGTCCGGTCTGGCCATAGCCCGTCAACGCGCAGACGATCAGGCGGGGGTTCTCCGCCCGCAGGACCTCGTGCCCCAGGCCGAGACGATCGAGGACACCAGGGCGAAACTGCTCGAAGACGACGTCGTAGGAACGCACCAGCTTCCGCAGGGCGTCTCGTCCTTCCGGGCGCTTCAGATCGAGGACGGCGCTCCGTTTGCCCCGGTTCAGCAGGTGAAACGCCGCCGCTTCACCGGCCACCTGGGGCGGCATGTGCCGGAGGTAGTCGCCCCCTTGCGGGTCCTCGACCTTGTCGACCCGCGCGCCGAGATCGGCGAGCACGAGCGTGGCGTAAGGGCCGGGCAGGAGGCGTGACAGATCCAGGACCCGGAGGTCGGAGAGCGGTCGCATGGTGGTGTGGTGGAGAGGAGGGGGAAGGAGGGCGGGGAGCACACGCGCAGGTCGCGCGCGAGGAGCTACTTCTTCAGGTCGAAGAGCTTCTGGAGCTTCATCGCCAGCATCTGGTTGCCGGTGATCTTGAGCTTCCCGGCGAAGAAGAGCTGCATGCCGTTCGCGCCCGGGTTCTCGTAGAACTTCTGGAAGTCCTCGGCGCTGATGGTGATCACGCAGTCGGCGCCGCCCGGGTTGCCCGCCTCGGCCTTGACCTCGTCCTTGGTGTTGATGAACCACTCGCCGCCACCGTCGCCGGTGACGTTGATCTGGAACGTCGCACCGATCTGCTTGGCGGCGTCGGCGTTGTTCGAGAGCGTGGCGGGGAGTTCTTCGTTGAAGAGCTTCTG is part of the Chondromyces crocatus genome and encodes:
- a CDS encoding uracil phosphoribosyltransferase, whose amino-acid sequence is MIDVAYAESRFRAPELAHQYGAGVHLLDDPLAWTLLARVCSPETSQPDVGRLVSMLYQILARAVLAAEFPRSRVDVPTRMISSHPEAIYRGTALSKSTKAVTVGIARAGTMPSQVVYDLMNEVLDPALVRQDHLFMSRQTDAQGAVTGATWHDAKIGRDVEDRYVLFPDPMGATGSSMVSAVSYYKTALEGRPARCIAMHLIVTPEYIQRVHEAHPDLGIYALRLDRGLSPARVLRTEPGTHHAEERGLNEHHYIVPGAGGVGEILNNAWL
- a CDS encoding protein kinase domain-containing protein, with product MEDPLIGTTLPGNYVLLELVGVGGMGRVYRAEQKALGRTVAVKIIHPHLLGDESASVRFITEARAASRLNHPNSVGVIDFGKNGGQLYLVMEFLRGRDLARVLYEDGPLGFKRIVDVLCQVLAALGEAHHLGIIHRDLKPENIVLEPMRSGGDFVKVVDFGLAKMKADISATNITSPGIVCGTPDYMSPEQGRGDSIDARSDLYAVGVILFQLLTGRLPFEAESPTQVVLMHLSLPPPNPAVISPEREIPDALVDVCLRALQKDADRRYMDAEELAEALRAAQATFDTPSGRFIWSEATVTCPACKAIVPRGQKFCGECGSRIVQQAPAPRAPAQIAQRRDQAPHSNAPPRLPLPFSAREADLEWLEACRMDVQSSVVAARLVGEGGVGKTRLAREFLRLCEAEGDVVIQTGPDPWSADVSYYALRWALIGLAGLPLDGGTPAEWTGASPEARRGLLEIFGRGERSSDSRRLHVWSKPPAGTLSPEDRRFIAAEALRWAISAAHQSAPRRRVVLVIDDLHAVDGASRGAFIDAVTEPPLVPLLLVATHPPEFDPDWGGWVRSLEGLPEATAAALLKGSPNADLRAILQTEGEDDPRVLPLYVDQLVRFGLEGGSNPPARIADLLAARIERLPQDARRTLQALAVVGDEADQPLLQRLLPDIGSFEPLLRALSSAGMIEEYPAEQALYGRPGASSRRGGNHSRHSRFRTSHPLVRDVTLTTIPAGVRRELHARAPIDDAGDPLPLPIEVQALHAYHAQNAFEALMLIEQVADRATARGDQSGTVLALRRGLELSRQEMFRGEIDDPLRAVLIFSRKLGEALARAGDLTDADGVLREALDLAGPSGADRALVLGSLAFVARERERGSEASVYLREALDIARQISEPDLAQSLDTMRREWLAR
- a CDS encoding CaiB/BaiF CoA transferase family protein; protein product: MRPLSDLRVLDLSRLLPGPYATLVLADLGARVDKVEDPQGGDYLRHMPPQVAGEAAAFHLLNRGKRSAVLDLKRPEGRDALRKLVRSYDVVFEQFRPGVLDRLGLGHEVLRAENPRLIVCALTGYGQTGPLAQRAGHDLNYLARAGLLGTQGPAEGPPQAPGFQLADVSGGMWCVIAILAALRERDRTGQGATLDLAMADGVLGFATVSLGTMLAASLSDRGADPAAQPPLGSGTEPLTGGIAPYNTYVTSDGHAMSLAALEPKFWATFCAGVGLEPDMGALVPGPHQVALKETVAGLFRSRTREAWIAFSKERDCCLEPVLHPRELPQDPQLAARGMFFEIPSPRGPTPQLRTPVTPKDDAFTPAPLSGEHTREVLRDGGLSEEEIESLLRAGVARQG
- a CDS encoding SCP2 sterol-binding domain-containing protein, which codes for MTRTGERGYIGGLPACRRYTPLSGGTTMAVDIQKLFNEELPATLSNNADAAKQIGATFQINVTGDGGGEWFINTKDEVKAEAGNPGGADCVITISAEDFQKFYENPGANGMQLFFAGKLKITGNQMLAMKLQKLFDLKK